Proteins encoded within one genomic window of Bacteroidota bacterium:
- a CDS encoding tetratricopeptide repeat protein — MAEHKDNLVENAQKQLLNIEAFTEKNQKALMIGGGAIVLIIGGLLYLFMQYLPEQNLKAQKAMYMAEFAFAKDSFDLALNGNAAYKGFANVADNYSMTKAGKLAQYYAGISCLNLKKFDDAIKYLDKFSTDDPIIGALRLNALGDAYAEKGQMDQAVKQYQNAASFSDNEKYTPLYLFKTGAAYEYLKDYTQAEKYYTQVRDLYPNSDESRDIEKYIARAGAAAK, encoded by the coding sequence ATGGCTGAACATAAAGATAACTTAGTTGAAAATGCTCAAAAACAACTGTTGAACATTGAAGCATTTACCGAAAAAAATCAAAAAGCGCTGATGATAGGTGGAGGGGCCATCGTCCTAATCATCGGTGGTTTGCTTTACCTTTTCATGCAATACCTTCCCGAACAAAACCTCAAGGCCCAAAAAGCCATGTACATGGCCGAATTCGCCTTTGCCAAAGACTCCTTTGATCTGGCACTCAACGGCAACGCCGCCTACAAAGGCTTCGCAAACGTGGCCGACAATTACTCCATGACCAAAGCCGGAAAACTCGCCCAATACTACGCCGGCATCAGTTGCCTCAATCTCAAAAAATTCGACGACGCCATCAAATATCTAGACAAATTCAGCACCGACGATCCCATCATCGGTGCACTGCGTCTAAACGCCCTCGGCGATGCCTATGCCGAGAAAGGACAAATGGACCAGGCTGTTAAACAATATCAAAATGCCGCCAGTTTTTCCGACAATGAAAAATACACACCCCTCTACCTCTTCAAGACCGGAGCAGCTTATGAATATCTGAAGGATTATACTCAGGCAGAAAAATACTATACCCAAGTGCGCGACCTCTATCCCAACAGCGATGAAAGCCGCGACATCGAAAAATACATCGCTCGCGCCGGTGCCGCTGCCAAATAA
- the pdhA gene encoding pyruvate dehydrogenase (acetyl-transferring) E1 component subunit alpha, which yields MAKVTKDTYLYWYQLMYRLRRFEERAGMLYGQQKIRGFCHLYIGQEAVAAGTVSALRQDDRVITAYRDHGLAIAKGITCNEAMAELYGKATGCTKGKGGSMHFFSKKHNFFGGHGIVGAQIPLGAGIAFADKYLDKDNVTICFFGDGAARQGALHETFNMAMIWKLPVIFVCENNGYAMGTSVGRTSNVTKISTLGEAYDMPSESVDAMKCETVHEAVERAAERARKGEGPTFLEMCTYRYKGHSMSDPQKYRTKEEVEEYKKLDPIETTLETILKKKYATQKDIDAINEAVEKEIEDSVTFAENSPYPEDGELYKHIYTQADYPFLTV from the coding sequence ATGGCAAAAGTAACTAAAGACACCTATTTATACTGGTACCAACTGATGTACCGCCTGCGTCGTTTTGAAGAACGCGCCGGGATGTTATATGGACAACAAAAAATTCGCGGCTTCTGCCATCTCTATATCGGACAAGAGGCCGTAGCCGCCGGAACCGTTAGTGCGTTGCGTCAAGACGACCGCGTCATTACTGCCTACCGCGACCACGGACTGGCAATTGCCAAAGGCATTACTTGTAACGAAGCCATGGCCGAACTCTACGGCAAAGCCACCGGATGCACCAAAGGCAAAGGCGGCTCCATGCACTTCTTCTCCAAAAAACACAATTTCTTTGGCGGACATGGAATAGTCGGCGCCCAAATCCCGCTCGGTGCAGGGATTGCCTTTGCCGATAAATATCTCGACAAAGACAATGTAACCATCTGCTTCTTTGGCGATGGCGCGGCCCGTCAGGGTGCTTTGCACGAAACCTTCAACATGGCTATGATCTGGAAGCTGCCCGTCATCTTCGTTTGCGAAAACAACGGATATGCTATGGGAACCTCCGTAGGCCGAACCTCCAACGTCACCAAGATTTCCACATTGGGCGAGGCCTACGACATGCCTTCCGAATCGGTAGATGCCATGAAATGCGAAACCGTCCATGAAGCCGTAGAACGCGCCGCCGAGCGGGCGCGCAAAGGCGAAGGCCCCACCTTTCTCGAAATGTGTACCTATCGCTACAAAGGCCACTCCATGAGCGACCCTCAAAAATACCGCACCAAAGAAGAAGTAGAAGAATATAAGAAGCTCGACCCCATCGAAACCACGCTTGAAACCATCCTCAAAAAGAAATACGCCACACAGAAAGATATTGATGCCATCAACGAAGCCGTAGAAAAAGAAATAGAAGACAGCGTCACCTTTGCCGAAAACTCCCCCTACCCAGAGGACGGTGAACTATACAAACATATATACACCCAAGCCGATTACCCCTTTTTAACCGTCTAA
- a CDS encoding DNA replication/repair protein RecF: protein MFLTRISLSNFKNHENLSLGFSHKINCIIGNNGVGKTNLLDAIYYLCLTKSYFNSTDQQNILFGKDFFRLEGSFMKGEESFDLVYKLPVGKRKELLVNESLLPKLSDHVGGFPAIIISPDDSVLINGGSEERRRFLDNTISQVNHQYLDSLIQYNKILAQRNASLKRFAESGRVDNTLLDSYDQQMVPLGNEIHQARKAAIVLLESLFQNFHRQVSYGREVTGFRYQSPLNEQAFESLLKANRNRDLVLQRTDTGVHKDDIEFRIGENRLKRFGSQGQQKSFIVSLKFSQYEYIRKNKNFAPVLLIDDIFDKLDTDRSRKLVELISENGFGQVFITDTGDAHIREVLKGKEEIFSFIGF, encoded by the coding sequence GTGTTTCTTACCAGAATTTCACTTTCCAACTTTAAGAATCACGAAAACTTATCTCTTGGTTTTTCGCATAAAATCAATTGCATTATTGGTAACAATGGAGTGGGGAAAACGAACCTGCTTGATGCTATCTATTACCTCTGTTTGACCAAAAGTTATTTTAATAGTACGGATCAGCAGAATATACTCTTTGGAAAGGATTTCTTTCGGCTGGAAGGTAGTTTTATGAAGGGGGAAGAGTCTTTTGATTTGGTATATAAACTGCCGGTAGGGAAAAGAAAGGAATTGTTGGTTAATGAAAGCTTGCTACCCAAGTTGAGTGATCACGTGGGCGGTTTTCCTGCTATTATCATTTCGCCAGATGATAGTGTCTTGATAAATGGCGGAAGCGAGGAGCGAAGAAGGTTTTTGGATAACACCATATCTCAGGTAAACCATCAATACCTGGATAGCCTAATTCAATACAATAAAATTTTAGCGCAACGCAACGCCTCCTTGAAGCGTTTTGCTGAATCGGGTAGAGTGGATAATACTTTGCTCGACTCTTATGATCAGCAAATGGTGCCATTAGGGAATGAAATTCATCAAGCGAGAAAGGCCGCTATTGTATTGTTGGAATCTTTATTTCAGAACTTTCATCGGCAGGTAAGCTATGGTAGGGAGGTGACCGGATTTAGGTATCAATCGCCACTCAATGAACAAGCGTTTGAATCCTTGCTAAAAGCTAACCGGAACCGTGATTTGGTTTTGCAGCGAACCGATACCGGTGTTCACAAGGATGATATTGAATTCAGAATAGGAGAGAACAGGCTGAAACGTTTTGGTTCTCAAGGACAGCAGAAGAGTTTTATTGTTTCGCTGAAATTTTCGCAGTATGAGTATATCAGAAAGAATAAGAATTTTGCTCCGGTTTTGCTGATAGATGATATTTTTGATAAACTGGATACCGATCGCAGCCGAAAGTTGGTAGAGTTGATTTCGGAAAATGGATTCGGGCAAGTGTTTATAACAGATACCGGAGATGCCCACATTCGTGAAGTATTGAAAGGGAAAGAAGAAATTTTTTCTTTTATTGGCTTTTGA
- a CDS encoding DUF721 domain-containing protein, with product MKKNAVTIKEALDQMVSNLKLKPGLNQSRIKNKWNEVMGNLIAKHTTAISLKNGKLYIQVDSAPLKQELSYSRDKIKEVFNKELDEPVIKEVFIY from the coding sequence ATGAAAAAGAACGCAGTAACTATAAAAGAAGCTTTGGACCAGATGGTTTCTAACCTGAAACTTAAGCCGGGTTTGAATCAATCCAGAATAAAAAATAAATGGAATGAAGTGATGGGGAACTTGATTGCCAAACACACCACGGCCATTTCGCTCAAAAACGGGAAGCTATATATTCAGGTGGATTCTGCGCCGCTGAAACAGGAATTGTCTTATTCGCGGGATAAGATTAAAGAGGTGTTTAACAAAGAACTGGACGAGCCGGTGATTAAAGAAGTTTTTATCTACTAA
- a CDS encoding CDP-alcohol phosphatidyltransferase family protein: MMDSSPLKSTPAPETKEVMTNLPQPKLKVFTDRNRTNFLKVPEQKLLAILCEMMPQWVTPDFLTFVGMVGSVLVMVGFFLARSNDYYFLLSILGFCINWFGDSLDGRIAYFRKKPRKWYGFSLDLNMDFISVVMMGCGFYYYLSAPYNVFAFAVVILYNWTMIMSLMKYKIVDVFMIDSAYLGPTEFRIILILVLIGEMLLRGTAGYFTIVVSAVLFIINVKDFFRLQKLGTKRDEEDKANKLLS, encoded by the coding sequence ATGATGGATTCATCGCCTTTAAAAAGTACTCCTGCCCCTGAAACCAAAGAGGTCATGACCAATCTCCCTCAGCCTAAACTCAAAGTATTTACAGACCGAAACAGAACCAATTTCCTCAAAGTTCCGGAGCAAAAGCTACTGGCTATCTTGTGTGAAATGATGCCTCAATGGGTTACTCCTGATTTTCTAACCTTCGTAGGGATGGTAGGAAGCGTACTGGTTATGGTAGGTTTTTTTCTGGCAAGGAGCAACGACTATTATTTTTTATTGTCTATCCTCGGCTTTTGTATCAACTGGTTTGGCGATTCTTTGGATGGACGAATTGCCTACTTCAGGAAAAAGCCACGCAAGTGGTATGGCTTCTCTTTAGACTTGAATATGGACTTCATTTCCGTTGTCATGATGGGTTGCGGGTTTTACTATTACCTGTCGGCTCCGTATAATGTTTTTGCATTTGCCGTTGTTATACTTTATAACTGGACTATGATTATGTCGCTGATGAAATATAAAATCGTTGATGTTTTTATGATTGACTCTGCCTATTTAGGGCCAACGGAGTTCCGTATTATCCTTATTTTGGTTTTGATCGGCGAAATGCTTCTGCGGGGCACCGCTGGTTATTTTACCATTGTGGTTTCTGCGGTATTATTTATAATTAACGTGAAGGATTTCTTCCGTCTGCAAAAACTCGGTACAAAAAGGGACGAGGAGGATAAGGCTAATAAGCTCCTATCATAA
- the rfaD gene encoding ADP-glyceromanno-heptose 6-epimerase: protein MIVITGAAGFIGSNLVRALNLEGVTNLILVDHFNDTTKAKNIKDVKYEKIIDREEFPQWLEANAHDVDFVFHLGARTDTAELDYSVLEKLNPEYSKTLWTICTEKNIPFLYASSAATYGIGEKGFNDDHSLIHDLKPLNPYGLSKQQFDVFVMEQSSAPPFWVGLKFFNVYGPREAHKGRMASVVLHAFRQIKESGEIELFQSHHHDYNDGEQLRDFIHVDDITNICLFFFKQRKLSGIYNCGTGEARTFNDLAKGIFNTMNLPVKIRYIPIPQDIRSRYQYFTEAEMSKLQSIGYHDPFISLEEGIEKYVGFLRKG from the coding sequence ATGATAGTCATTACAGGCGCTGCCGGTTTTATAGGTTCCAATCTTGTTCGAGCATTGAATCTTGAAGGAGTAACTAATCTAATTCTCGTTGATCATTTTAATGACACAACCAAAGCGAAAAATATTAAGGACGTGAAGTATGAAAAGATTATTGACCGAGAGGAATTTCCCCAATGGCTAGAAGCGAATGCCCACGATGTTGATTTTGTTTTTCACCTAGGGGCGCGAACCGATACCGCGGAACTCGATTATTCGGTATTAGAAAAACTCAACCCGGAATATTCTAAAACACTTTGGACAATTTGTACAGAAAAGAATATCCCTTTTCTCTATGCCTCCTCAGCAGCCACCTACGGAATAGGAGAGAAGGGCTTCAACGACGATCATTCCTTGATTCATGATCTGAAGCCGTTGAATCCTTATGGGCTTTCCAAACAGCAGTTTGATGTTTTTGTCATGGAACAATCATCGGCTCCGCCATTTTGGGTAGGCCTGAAATTCTTCAATGTTTATGGGCCGCGCGAAGCACATAAAGGACGTATGGCTTCAGTGGTGCTTCATGCCTTTCGTCAAATCAAAGAGTCAGGTGAGATAGAACTATTTCAAAGCCATCATCACGATTATAATGATGGAGAACAACTGCGTGATTTTATCCACGTCGACGATATCACCAATATATGCCTATTCTTTTTTAAACAGCGTAAACTTTCCGGCATTTACAATTGCGGAACCGGCGAGGCAAGAACCTTCAATGATTTGGCCAAAGGAATTTTCAACACCATGAACCTTCCGGTAAAGATTCGATACATCCCTATTCCCCAAGATATTCGTTCTCGCTATCAATACTTCACCGAGGCGGAAATGAGCAAGCTACAATCCATCGGCTACCACGATCCCTTCATCAGCCTGGAAGAAGGAATAGAAAAGTATGTCGGCTTTCTAAGGAAAGGATAG
- a CDS encoding thioredoxin, whose amino-acid sequence MKLMTSIFLLALTFAACTGQSPTVKNLNADEFEKGIKGKNIQLLDVRTPGEYSEKHLAHSKNINLNEAGFETQLNKMDKSKPLYVYCLAGSRSAQAAELATKNGFKEIYNLEGGINAWIGGRKPVETSSGEAPDMGMSFDDYLNQLKAKDKLVLVDFNAVWCGPCKILKPIVHRVIKNNNAKAELLEIDVDKNPEISRTMHISGIPLLVLYKQGKEVWRAMGLTDEGTIEKQIQKFSK is encoded by the coding sequence ATGAAATTAATGACATCTATCTTTTTGCTGGCACTCACTTTTGCCGCATGCACCGGGCAGTCACCGACGGTTAAAAATCTGAATGCCGATGAATTTGAAAAGGGTATAAAGGGTAAGAATATACAGCTTCTGGATGTGCGCACTCCCGGCGAGTATTCGGAGAAGCATCTGGCTCATTCAAAAAACATCAATCTAAATGAAGCGGGCTTTGAAACCCAACTGAATAAGATGGATAAATCTAAGCCTCTTTATGTTTACTGTCTGGCGGGTTCGCGCAGCGCGCAGGCCGCAGAGCTGGCAACGAAAAATGGTTTTAAGGAAATCTACAATCTCGAAGGCGGTATCAATGCCTGGATAGGCGGTAGAAAGCCAGTAGAAACTTCATCGGGTGAGGCACCAGATATGGGCATGAGTTTTGATGACTACCTGAATCAGTTGAAGGCAAAAGATAAACTGGTGTTGGTAGATTTTAATGCGGTTTGGTGTGGTCCCTGCAAGATTTTGAAGCCGATTGTTCATCGGGTGATTAAGAATAATAATGCAAAAGCCGAGCTGCTAGAGATTGATGTAGATAAAAACCCTGAGATTTCGAGAACGATGCACATTTCAGGCATTCCGTTGTTGGTGCTTTATAAACAAGGCAAGGAAGTGTGGCGCGCAATGGGCCTGACCGACGAAGGCACTATCGAAAAGCAGATTCAGAAGTTTTCTAAGTAA
- a CDS encoding fibronectin type III domain-containing protein encodes MTTGYELKIKNKKVIITKQPNIYRKTKLSQHGPVKLKWTAIKKARSYSLLLREVDRLDLNATHIGALKSSAIVTGLESGKRYLISVRANSRRNSGPESKAITIYEVGG; translated from the coding sequence ATGACTACCGGTTATGAATTGAAAATAAAGAACAAAAAGGTAATAATAACCAAACAGCCGAATATTTATCGTAAAACAAAACTTAGTCAACACGGTCCTGTTAAATTAAAATGGACGGCCATTAAAAAGGCGAGAAGTTATTCTCTTCTCCTACGTGAAGTTGATCGGCTTGACCTGAATGCTACGCATATAGGTGCTTTGAAATCAAGTGCCATCGTGACCGGTTTAGAATCGGGTAAAAGGTATTTAATTTCGGTTCGCGCCAATAGTCGCCGCAACAGCGGACCAGAAAGCAAGGCGATAACTATATATGAAGTGGGGGGGTAA
- a CDS encoding T9SS type A sorting domain-containing protein codes for MKKIYTLLVAFIFTSIIAQSQVSYGSCQTVTSGSPCFFGLYSFWIESTSFGTLNFSGGTCSGDGSDDGYQDLYSSVSGAVSAGSSYTLTIARGGTAPDCWVVAWVDWNNDGDFSDAGEQLNTPQFLANFTGGTTVVVPNVLVPASAVPGDHRMRVRTDGSDPGSSPNACQVSGSYGDTKDLKIVVSGSSNCSNVGGTASANPSTVCSGESSQILLAGSTGTIQWQTSTDGSSWSNATCGTGNTTTTYNTAALTSTSFFKAVLSEPSCPDASSNSALIVVNPSIVPTIAITANPSNVICKGEPVSFSATVTNQGSSSVYDWTVNGTSVSSTITFNPANLDSADLIKCTLTSNAPCVVNPGVSNTIAMVVNQIPDVSFSLPVSSVCKGGTLALSGGIPAGGTFSGTGVTGTNFDASQNEGDYQIVYSYSDGKCSNLAQDTVSITLCTDISSINNEGMFDVYPNPASTTVTVSTSEKVSMLLLMDLQGRVVMEQTVSHPTTQTLSFSVSELSKGIYFLKAVNGVQTFCRKLVVE; via the coding sequence ATGAAAAAGATTTACACTCTTCTTGTTGCCTTTATTTTCACTTCCATCATTGCGCAATCGCAGGTTAGCTATGGCAGTTGCCAGACTGTCACCTCCGGGTCGCCCTGTTTTTTTGGGTTATATAGTTTTTGGATTGAGAGTACTTCATTCGGAACCCTGAATTTCTCTGGCGGCACTTGTTCGGGCGATGGTTCGGACGACGGTTATCAGGATCTATATAGTAGTGTTTCGGGAGCTGTTTCTGCCGGAAGCAGCTATACATTGACTATCGCCAGAGGAGGCACAGCTCCTGATTGCTGGGTTGTTGCATGGGTGGACTGGAATAACGACGGCGACTTTTCGGATGCAGGCGAGCAACTAAATACTCCTCAATTTTTAGCCAATTTCACCGGCGGAACTACCGTGGTGGTTCCCAATGTATTGGTTCCTGCTTCTGCGGTTCCCGGCGATCACCGGATGAGAGTACGAACCGATGGCAGCGATCCGGGATCAAGCCCAAATGCTTGTCAAGTAAGCGGTTCTTACGGGGATACAAAGGATCTTAAAATTGTAGTTTCAGGTTCTTCAAATTGCTCTAATGTTGGAGGAACTGCTTCTGCCAATCCAAGCACTGTTTGCAGCGGCGAAAGCAGTCAAATTTTGTTGGCAGGAAGTACGGGAACGATTCAATGGCAAACATCTACAGATGGTAGTTCTTGGAGCAATGCCACGTGCGGTACCGGTAACACCACTACTACTTACAACACTGCTGCGCTTACTTCTACTTCTTTTTTTAAGGCAGTATTATCCGAGCCAAGCTGCCCCGATGCTAGTTCGAACAGCGCCTTGATTGTGGTGAATCCATCTATTGTTCCTACCATTGCTATAACAGCTAATCCATCCAATGTAATTTGCAAAGGAGAACCGGTTAGCTTTTCTGCCACGGTTACTAACCAAGGCTCGTCTTCAGTTTATGACTGGACAGTCAACGGAACTTCCGTTAGTTCAACAATTACCTTCAACCCAGCTAATCTGGATTCTGCAGATTTAATTAAATGTACACTGACCTCCAATGCCCCTTGCGTTGTCAATCCGGGAGTATCGAATACTATCGCAATGGTAGTGAATCAAATTCCAGATGTCTCCTTCTCACTTCCTGTTTCTTCGGTCTGCAAAGGGGGTACGCTCGCCTTGAGCGGGGGAATACCTGCGGGTGGAACATTTTCCGGAACGGGAGTAACCGGAACCAATTTTGATGCCTCGCAGAATGAGGGGGATTACCAAATTGTATATTCATATAGCGATGGGAAATGCTCGAACTTGGCCCAAGACACAGTTTCTATAACACTATGTACCGATATTTCTTCCATCAATAATGAAGGGATGTTTGATGTGTATCCAAATCCTGCTTCAACCACTGTTACGGTTTCTACCAGTGAAAAAGTTTCTATGCTTCTTCTAATGGATTTACAAGGAAGAGTAGTCATGGAGCAAACCGTGAGCCACCCTACTACACAAACCCTGTCCTTTTCTGTTTCTGAACTGTCGAAAGGAATTTATTTTCTTAAAGCCGTAAACGGGGTACAAACTTTCTGTCGGAAATTAGTAGTAGAATAA
- a CDS encoding HAMP domain-containing histidine kinase produces the protein MLVKNKPIGAFKIFYAVFAYIIVFALWWDYLLYAKNEEAFKEKIELNQINFEMLHPSGDYYATKEYAQIISKYSRQKVMIIGEGVFFLLLLFFGLMRVRRVFLRELELVDLQRNFMLSITHELKSPLSTIKLTLQTLHKRQLDIEKSTKLISNSLTDLDRLESLVDNILFASKIEREEPGFSNEPTDVAIVIRSIADRLSYNKKSIAIKTEVPKEVYLDTDLMGFTSVVVNLLENAIKYSASGSEINIGLEDNLENVVLWVRDQGMGIAEKEKGKIFQKFYRIGNEDTRNAKGTGLGLYIVKRFVEIYKGTISVEDSSPRGSLFIIRLPRQ, from the coding sequence ATGTTGGTGAAGAACAAGCCAATCGGCGCTTTTAAAATATTTTATGCCGTTTTTGCCTATATCATCGTGTTTGCACTTTGGTGGGACTATCTCTTGTATGCCAAGAATGAAGAAGCTTTTAAAGAAAAAATAGAGCTCAATCAAATAAACTTCGAGATGCTGCATCCATCCGGAGATTATTACGCTACAAAGGAGTATGCCCAGATAATTTCCAAATATTCGAGGCAAAAGGTGATGATTATTGGCGAGGGCGTCTTTTTTCTTCTACTTCTTTTCTTTGGATTGATGCGTGTTCGGCGGGTTTTTCTTCGAGAGTTAGAACTGGTGGATTTACAAAGGAATTTTATGCTTTCCATTACACACGAACTAAAATCACCTCTTTCAACCATCAAACTGACCTTGCAAACGCTTCACAAAAGACAGTTAGACATAGAAAAATCTACCAAATTAATTTCTAATTCCCTGACGGATCTAGATCGGTTGGAATCATTAGTGGACAATATTCTGTTTGCTTCAAAAATAGAAAGAGAAGAACCGGGGTTTTCTAACGAACCGACTGATGTGGCAATTGTAATTCGGTCTATAGCAGATCGTCTCTCTTATAACAAGAAATCTATCGCGATAAAAACGGAAGTTCCCAAAGAGGTATATCTGGATACAGATTTGATGGGGTTCACTTCGGTGGTTGTCAACTTGTTGGAAAATGCAATAAAGTATTCTGCGTCCGGCAGCGAAATAAATATTGGATTAGAAGATAATCTGGAAAATGTAGTGCTTTGGGTTAGGGATCAAGGAATGGGTATTGCAGAAAAAGAAAAAGGTAAAATCTTTCAAAAGTTTTATCGCATTGGAAACGAGGATACCCGCAACGCAAAAGGAACTGGTTTGGGATTATATATCGTGAAGAGATTTGTGGAGATTTATAAGGGAACTATCTCTGTGGAGGATTCTAGCCCCAGAGGTAGCTTGTTTATTATTCGTTTACCCAGACAATAA
- a CDS encoding response regulator transcription factor: MIRKTALKQRILLVEDEENLRDAVKMNLEEEGYEVDIAATGTQALMRANNAHYHLYILDVMLPEMDGLVVCQGIRLKDGNTPILFLTAKDTSQDKIAGLKIGADDYLTKPFNLEEFLLRVRSLLKRNSSANGDSSAVSIFKFGKNQINFDTLQAIGVKGQEFALSKKEVLILKLLIEKKNTVVSRNHILQSVWGYEVFPNSRSIDNFINSLRHHFETDPSSPEYFHSVRGIGYRFTEKAIEE; the protein is encoded by the coding sequence ATGATTAGGAAAACAGCGCTTAAGCAGCGTATTCTATTAGTAGAGGATGAGGAAAACCTTCGAGATGCAGTAAAAATGAATCTCGAAGAAGAGGGGTACGAGGTGGATATTGCAGCTACCGGTACCCAAGCGTTGATGAGAGCGAATAATGCTCATTATCACCTCTACATTCTTGACGTTATGTTGCCCGAAATGGATGGGTTAGTGGTTTGCCAGGGTATCCGGTTGAAAGACGGTAATACTCCCATCCTTTTTTTGACAGCTAAAGATACCAGCCAAGACAAAATAGCGGGTTTAAAGATCGGGGCCGATGACTACCTCACTAAACCCTTCAATCTAGAAGAATTTTTACTTAGAGTCAGGTCTCTCTTGAAGCGAAATTCTTCTGCAAATGGCGATTCCTCCGCAGTGAGTATTTTTAAATTTGGCAAGAACCAAATCAATTTCGATACTCTTCAGGCTATCGGTGTGAAAGGACAAGAATTTGCTCTTTCAAAAAAGGAAGTATTAATCCTAAAACTGCTGATTGAGAAAAAGAACACCGTTGTATCACGTAACCATATCCTGCAAAGCGTTTGGGGCTATGAGGTTTTCCCAAATTCACGTAGTATTGACAACTTTATAAACTCCTTGCGTCATCACTTTGAAACCGACCCCTCCAGTCCTGAATATTTCCATTCGGTTCGTGGGATTGGATATAGGTTTACCGAAAAAGCGATCGAAGAATAA
- a CDS encoding sterol desaturase family protein: MPKHFVSNKDESVSIFENKFLDFFTRVHFIVPLIIYVPVLLYFLYQSVFVFHLSVWTIVGFIVTGLVVWTLTEYNFHRFIFHWDIPGEIGKRISFMFHGVHHDYPRDSMRLVMVPAISIPLALLFYFVFQYFFGNELVAPFFSGLVSGYLFYDMTHYALHHANLRGNFWLGLRQHHMLHHYSDPHNGFGVSTKFWDLIYRTTFRRKSITPIIVEERTEAVES, encoded by the coding sequence ATGCCTAAACACTTCGTATCGAACAAAGACGAGTCTGTATCAATCTTTGAGAATAAATTCCTCGATTTTTTTACCCGTGTTCATTTTATTGTACCTCTGATTATTTATGTTCCTGTACTTCTTTATTTCCTCTACCAATCCGTTTTTGTCTTTCATCTAAGCGTTTGGACGATTGTAGGTTTTATTGTTACAGGATTGGTGGTTTGGACTCTTACTGAGTATAATTTTCACCGATTCATTTTCCACTGGGATATTCCCGGCGAAATAGGCAAAAGAATATCCTTTATGTTTCATGGGGTGCATCACGACTACCCTCGTGATAGCATGCGGTTAGTTATGGTTCCGGCCATCAGCATACCATTAGCACTCCTGTTCTATTTTGTCTTCCAGTATTTCTTCGGGAATGAATTAGTCGCCCCCTTCTTTTCGGGCTTGGTCAGCGGCTATCTATTTTACGACATGACTCATTATGCATTGCATCATGCCAATTTGCGTGGTAACTTTTGGTTAGGACTCAGGCAACATCACATGTTGCATCACTACAGCGATCCTCACAATGGTTTTGGAGTTAGTACCAAATTCTGGGATTTGATATACCGCACTACGTTTAGGCGAAAGAGCATCACTCCTATTATAGTAGAAGAGAGAACAGAAGCGGTTGAGTCCTAA
- a CDS encoding peptide deformylase, producing MVLPIVAYGDPILRKKGEEIKKNYPGLAELIKNMFDTMEQAKGVGLAAPQVNKAIRLFIVDSRKMYDDEDGDIGIREVFINAQLLSESGMEWAYEEGCLSIPQIREDVFRQETIRIKYLDNEFRPQEKEFNGLTARVIQHEYDHIEGKLFIDYLKPLKKSLLKSKLDKISKGEVSVDYKMKFPKN from the coding sequence ATGGTTTTACCGATTGTAGCTTATGGGGATCCGATTCTGAGGAAAAAAGGAGAAGAGATCAAAAAAAATTACCCGGGATTAGCAGAGCTGATCAAGAACATGTTTGACACTATGGAACAAGCCAAGGGCGTTGGTCTTGCGGCACCGCAAGTCAACAAAGCTATACGGCTTTTTATTGTAGATTCCAGAAAGATGTACGATGATGAAGATGGGGATATTGGAATTCGCGAGGTGTTTATCAATGCCCAATTGCTGAGTGAAAGTGGGATGGAATGGGCTTATGAAGAAGGCTGCTTAAGTATTCCGCAAATAAGGGAAGATGTATTCCGTCAGGAAACGATAAGAATTAAATATTTGGACAATGAATTCCGGCCCCAGGAAAAGGAATTCAACGGCCTAACGGCTAGGGTTATACAGCACGAGTACGACCATATAGAAGGTAAATTGTTTATCGACTATCTAAAGCCACTGAAAAAAAGTCTTTTGAAAAGTAAACTGGATAAAATATCCAAAGGAGAAGTGAGTGTGGACTACAAAATGAAGTTTCCTAAAAATTAG